The following are encoded together in the Lathyrus oleraceus cultivar Zhongwan6 chromosome 3, CAAS_Psat_ZW6_1.0, whole genome shotgun sequence genome:
- the LOC127130645 gene encoding sister chromatid cohesion protein SCC2, translated as MSLCMQARVRLPSRGQVRIPPPIDDRYVAKYCRAKNVRGSAAAEGTRDFDGPGTSTLGPDPYLQAVCSYNWDWMAATHEFLLPLNSVGVLQDDACKTFHEFWFEEPSASQTQVFENGSTVPLEVAKKTEQIVEMLKRLPNNQLLVTIIKRNLTLDFFLPQSYVLVLHAFCLVDPTLCAPASNPSQYVITLQPYLKTQVDNSMVAQLLESITFIIDDVLPLLCKLPLSIVDELEQDLKQMILRRSFLTVVHACIKCLRSMSKIAGKGADVIEHLIQVFFKCLDTQTIVNKQQVGRSLFCIGLLIRYGNCWLASSGNKLVDVRRSLSLFMKYLAVDDYSLKVRSLQALGYVLIARPEFMLEHDIGKILEETLSFHADARLKIQALQNMFEYLLDAESKMEAEADDNNSSDRIWNGFMHFHGLDLLQVALWFF; from the exons atgagtttgtgcatgCAAGCGAGGGTGAGACTACCTTctaggggtcaagtaaggatcccgccacccaTCGATGACCGTtacgtggccaagtattgcaggGCGAAGAATGTTAGAGGTAGTGCAGCTGCTGAGGGTACCCGGGATTttgatggtcctggtacttctactctcGGACCCGATCCTTACCTGCAGGCTGTCTGCAGTTACAACTGGGactggatggcggcaactca tgaatttctATTGCCACTAAACTCAGTTG GAGTACTGCAGGATGATGCTTGCAAAACATTTCATGAGTTCTGGTTTGAGGAGCCTTCTGCTTCACAAACTCAGGTCTTTGAAAATGGTAGTACTGTTCCACTAGAGGTGGCTAAGAAAACTGAGCAAATCGTTGAAATGCTGAAGAGATTGCCAAATAATCAGCTTCTTGTAACTATAATAAAGCGCAACTTGACTCTTGATTTTTTTTTACCGCAATCATATGTGCTAGTCTTGCATGCATTTTGTCTTGTGGACCCAACTCTCTGTGCACCAGCTTCTAACCCTTCCCAGTATGTCATTACTTTGCAGCCATATCTGAAGACTCAGGTTGACAATAGCATGGTCGCACAGCTACTTGAGAGTATAACATTTATAATTGATGATGTGTTGCCATTGCTGTGTAAGTTACCTCTCAGTATTGTGGATGAACTTGAACAAGATTTGAAGCAGATGATTCTTCGACGCTCTTTCTTGACAGTTGTCCATGCTTGTATCAAATGCCTTCGCAGTATGAGTAAGATTGCTGGAAAGGGGGCAGATGTAATTGAGCATCTTATCCAGGTCTTCTTCAAATGTTTGGATACCCAGACAATTGTAAACAAACAGCAAGTTGGGCGATCTCTCTTCTGTATCGGCTTACTTATTCGTTATGGCAACTGTTGGCTAGCAAGCTCTGGTAATAAACTTGTTGATGTCAGAAGGAGCCTCAGCTTGTTTATGAAGTATCTTGCCGTGGACGATTATTCTCTTAAGGTTAGATCATTGCAGGCACTAGGATATGTTCTAATTGCAAGGCCTGAATTTATGTTAGAACATGACATTGGAAAGATACTGGAGGAAACACTGTCTTTTCACGCTGATGCTCGGCTTAAGATTCAAGCATTGCAAAACATGTTCGAGTATCTTCTTGACGCTGAAAGCAAAATGGAAGCAGAAGCTGATGATAAT AATTCTAGTGACAGGATATGGAATGGATTCATGCATTTCCATGGCTTG GATTTGCTGCAGGTTGCATTATGGTTTTTTTAA